TTCAACGGATCTATGGAAACCCGGTGAAAGCGGATAGGTTGTGAAATCTATCTCAGCCAGGTTCTTATTGATTATCTTCATCTGTGCCTTCATGGAGATCCTGTCTGATCCGTAGTATATTTTCATTCCGTAGGCATTGAACACAGCCTGGCTTATTTCCATCCAGTTACCGGTCTCATTGGAGATTACCAGTTCCAGGTCTCCTTCATACAAAATATCAGGCCGCGGATAGGATGGATAAACCTGACTTTCCCAGTGTTTGCATATGAGACCCCGATTAGGATTACCGTACAGGGTATATTTATTCTCATTAAATGTGATTATGTCTATTAGCTCGTATTCCCCATCTTTTCTTGAGATGAATATTCCTATCTCTATGGGGAATTTGAGGTGTATTGTCTGTTTGTCATAGGGAGCGATCATCACCGAACGCTGGAATTCTATAAGCAGAAAAGAACTTAGTGTCTTGGGAACATTCACAGGTTCGATGGGATTTATAAGAAATTCACCCTTTTGAAGCAGGATCTTCTCAATTGTATCGTCTTTTGAAGATCGCTTGTAAACCAGGTTTCCTTTCTCTTCTTCTACTGATATTGTAGTTCCTTCGGTCTCTACTGTGAAAGGTGGAGTATATTTGTCAAACATTATTGTTCCTTCACTGTTTTATAACCATTTCTTCTTGCGGAAATATACGAACATGGAAGCGGACATCAAGAGGATTACGATCCAGACTGCCGGATATCCCCACTCATATTTAAGTTCAGGCATGTATTCGAAGTTCATACCATATAAACCGGTAACAAAGGTAAGGGGTATGAATATGGTGGCTATTATGGTCAATGTCTTCATGACCTCGTTCATCCTGTTACTGATGCTTGACAGGTAAAGGTCCATGACGCCTGTTATAATATCACGATAGGTTTCGATGCTTTCGACAACGCGAATTGTATGGTCATATATATCTTTCAGATATACCAGGGTCGTATCCTTGATCAACGGAGAGTCGGAACGTTCCAGACTGCTGATAACATCCCTGAGGGGCCAGACGGACTTACGGAAGTATATTATCTCCTTTTTAAGGTCATGTATCTCTTCAAGAGTCTCTGAAACAGGATTTTCGATAAGCCTGTCTTCCAGAGCTTCTATTATCTCGCTGACCTGCTCAAGCACCAGGAAATAGTTGTCTACAATGGAATCCATCAGAGCATAGGCAAGATA
The window above is part of the Methanolobus zinderi genome. Proteins encoded here:
- a CDS encoding DUF432 domain-containing protein — its product is MFDKYTPPFTVETEGTTISVEEEKGNLVYKRSSKDDTIEKILLQKGEFLINPIEPVNVPKTLSSFLLIEFQRSVMIAPYDKQTIHLKFPIEIGIFISRKDGEYELIDIITFNENKYTLYGNPNRGLICKHWESQVYPSYPRPDILYEGDLELVISNETGNWMEISQAVFNAYGMKIYYGSDRISMKAQMKIINKNLAEIDFTTYPLSPGFHRSVELYTSRKILLNGTKSVMEFGL
- the corA gene encoding magnesium/cobalt transporter CorA, translating into MKKLLSGYSKKAGLVPGSIVHVGDRKAERPKITLIKYNRDRFEEKVVEKVEDCFDGDQDVVTWINIDGIHQVDIIEKIGAEYGLHPLVMEDILHTDQRPKVEDYESYLFIVLKMVWYDDIENDIRLEQVSLILGEDFVVSFQEAEGDTFSAVRERLRTGKGRIRSMDASYLAYALMDSIVDNYFLVLEQVSEIIEALEDRLIENPVSETLEEIHDLKKEIIYFRKSVWPLRDVISSLERSDSPLIKDTTLVYLKDIYDHTIRVVESIETYRDIITGVMDLYLSSISNRMNEVMKTLTIIATIFIPLTFVTGLYGMNFEYMPELKYEWGYPAVWIVILLMSASMFVYFRKKKWL